A stretch of the Saprospiraceae bacterium genome encodes the following:
- a CDS encoding four helix bundle protein — MRDYTKLDAFNLSDDLVLEVYRLTSQFPKFELYGLTSQIRRAIISVPSNIVEGNCRNSQKEYYRFLEIAFASLKESRYQMNLASRLNYLELKDFQSCDEKFQRVEHVLFALVRSMKC, encoded by the coding sequence GTGAGAGATTACACAAAACTTGATGCATTTAATTTGTCCGATGATTTAGTATTGGAAGTTTATAGACTGACCAGCCAGTTTCCAAAGTTTGAACTATATGGCTTGACTTCTCAAATTAGACGGGCGATTATTTCTGTGCCATCCAATATTGTCGAAGGAAACTGCAGAAATAGCCAAAAAGAATATTATAGATTTCTAGAAATAGCCTTTGCTTCATTAAAAGAATCTAGATATCAAATGAATCTTGCATCTAGACTGAATTACCTTGAACTAAAAGATTTTCAATCGTGTGATGAAAAGTTTCAAAGAGTTGAACATGTTTTATTTGCTCTGGTTAGGAGTATGAAATGTTAG
- the lon gene encoding endopeptidase La has translation MNFNNIIFDSKLQEDEELLPFVAVAEDEEPVREDKYGEVLPVMPLKNTVLFPGVIIPITVGRDKSIRALAKSQETDKYIAVLTQLDHRTEDPGFKDLYQTGTVARIVKLLKMPDGGQTVILQGRKRIQISEWTKEEPYLEARIVKKEHTSSSKDLEYQAMISSIQEKSRKIIELSPQIPNEAQLLLKNINNDRFLLHFISSNLNIPIEQKQELLEMDDLHKKAETLMGYLNNELQLMEVKDQIESKVRTDLEKQQRDYYLNQQLKTIQEELGQDPQEQDIEELNRKASEKKWTKHVKDHYEKEVAKLKRMNPQVAEYSVQMNYLDLLVDLPWNDYTTDNYDLKKSKEILDADHKGLEKVKQRVIEHLAVLKLKGDMKSPILCLVGPPGVGKTSLGKSIAKALDRKFIRMSLGGLHDESEIRGHRKTYIGAMPGRIIQSIRKAGSANPVFILDEIDKIGKDFRGDPSSALLEVLDPEQNSSFHDNYLDLEFDLSKVLFIATANSLSTIQPALMDRMEIIELQGYSTEEKIEIAKDHLIPQQLSDHGLKATQVKLSDEVLERVIQEYTRESGVRGLNRQLASLMRKAASTIAMDKKKNVTIKKDSLKEILGIPRFTNDNYQENLPSGVAIGLAWTRVGGDILYIETSISKGKGKMVLTGNLGDVMKESASTALSFIKAHAEELQIESDFFENYDFHIHVPEGAIPKDGPSAGITMLSSICSAIKKKPIKSFLAMTGEITLRGKVLPVGGIKEKVLAAKRAGIKTIILCTENKANIEEVNPQHLQGLDFIYVKDMNEVLQHTLNIGMF, from the coding sequence ATGAATTTTAACAATATAATATTTGATTCAAAACTTCAGGAAGATGAGGAGTTGCTACCATTTGTAGCTGTAGCTGAAGATGAAGAACCGGTCCGCGAAGATAAATATGGGGAGGTCCTGCCCGTGATGCCTTTGAAAAATACTGTGTTGTTTCCCGGGGTCATCATTCCAATTACCGTGGGTAGAGATAAATCCATTCGTGCGTTGGCCAAATCTCAAGAAACCGATAAATACATAGCTGTATTAACACAACTTGATCATCGGACAGAAGATCCAGGATTTAAGGATTTATATCAAACCGGAACTGTAGCGCGCATCGTGAAACTGCTTAAAATGCCGGATGGGGGACAAACTGTTATTCTTCAAGGCCGGAAACGCATTCAGATCAGTGAATGGACCAAAGAAGAACCTTACCTTGAAGCACGTATTGTTAAGAAAGAACATACTTCCAGTTCGAAGGACCTGGAATATCAAGCTATGATTAGTTCGATACAGGAAAAATCCAGAAAAATTATTGAATTGTCTCCTCAGATACCCAATGAAGCACAACTTCTATTAAAGAATATCAACAACGACCGGTTTTTATTGCATTTTATTTCATCCAATCTCAACATTCCAATCGAACAAAAACAAGAGTTGTTGGAAATGGATGACTTGCATAAAAAAGCAGAAACTTTAATGGGTTATTTAAATAATGAATTGCAATTGATGGAAGTCAAAGATCAGATTGAATCAAAAGTTCGAACTGATCTGGAAAAACAACAACGAGATTATTATTTAAATCAACAATTAAAAACGATTCAGGAAGAACTTGGACAGGATCCGCAAGAACAAGATATAGAAGAATTAAACAGAAAGGCTTCTGAAAAAAAATGGACCAAACACGTTAAAGATCATTATGAAAAAGAAGTTGCGAAATTAAAACGGATGAATCCTCAAGTCGCAGAATATTCTGTGCAAATGAATTATTTGGATTTATTGGTAGACCTTCCCTGGAATGATTACACGACGGATAATTATGATTTAAAAAAGAGTAAGGAAATTTTGGATGCCGATCATAAAGGTTTGGAAAAAGTTAAACAACGGGTCATCGAACATTTGGCAGTTCTAAAATTAAAAGGAGACATGAAATCTCCGATCTTATGTTTGGTAGGTCCACCGGGTGTAGGCAAAACCTCTTTGGGTAAATCAATTGCAAAAGCATTGGATCGAAAATTCATTCGCATGTCTTTAGGAGGATTGCACGATGAATCAGAAATTCGCGGCCATCGAAAAACGTATATCGGTGCCATGCCGGGTCGAATCATTCAATCCATTCGGAAAGCAGGTTCTGCCAATCCGGTTTTTATTTTAGATGAAATTGATAAAATTGGAAAAGATTTCAGGGGAGATCCTTCTTCCGCTTTATTGGAAGTGTTGGATCCCGAACAAAATTCCAGTTTTCATGATAACTACCTTGACTTAGAATTTGACTTATCAAAAGTGTTGTTTATTGCAACAGCTAATTCATTAAGTACCATCCAACCTGCCTTAATGGATCGCATGGAAATTATCGAACTCCAGGGTTATAGTACTGAAGAAAAAATTGAAATTGCAAAAGATCATTTAATTCCACAGCAATTAAGCGATCATGGACTCAAAGCAACTCAGGTTAAATTAAGCGATGAGGTGTTGGAGCGCGTTATACAGGAATATACCCGGGAATCCGGTGTGCGCGGACTCAACAGGCAATTGGCATCCTTGATGCGTAAAGCAGCGAGTACCATCGCCATGGATAAAAAGAAAAATGTCACGATAAAAAAAGATTCTCTAAAAGAAATTCTGGGTATACCTCGTTTCACTAACGATAATTATCAGGAAAATCTTCCATCCGGTGTGGCGATTGGATTGGCATGGACGCGTGTAGGAGGCGATATTTTATACATCGAAACCAGCATTTCAAAAGGAAAAGGTAAAATGGTGTTGACTGGTAATCTCGGTGATGTAATGAAAGAATCTGCCAGTACAGCGCTTAGTTTTATTAAAGCGCATGCAGAAGAATTGCAAATTGAATCCGACTTTTTTGAAAATTATGATTTTCATATTCACGTACCGGAAGGTGCGATTCCAAAAGATGGACCTTCAGCTGGTATCACGATGTTAAGTTCAATTTGTTCTGCAATTAAAAAGAAACCAATCAAATCGTTTTTAGCAATGACCGGAGAAATTACTTTACGTGGAAAGGTATTGCCGGTTGGTGGAATAAAAGAAAAAGTATTGGCTGCAAAACGAGCCGGTATTAAAACCATCATATTGTGTACTGAAAACAAAGCAAATATAGAAGAGGTAAATCCTCAACATCTGCAAGGATTAGATTTTATATACGTTAAAGATATGAATGAAGTGTTGCAGCATACTTTGAACATTGGGATGTTTTAG
- the pdxH gene encoding pyridoxamine 5'-phosphate oxidase, protein MDSLRKEYKHSTLEFNQLLLDPVDQFTKWFDEVLQNQLPDGNAMVLSTVSDRGRPSSRVVLLKNVENGHFYFFTNYNSRKGQQLALNPNACLLFFWKEFERQVRIEGMIEKISSEESERYFKSRPFFSQIGAIVSPQSQLIQHRDELEMAIKFFEENPDKVQRPEHWGGYKLIPDYFEFWQGRENRLHDRFQYQLKNDIWEINCIAP, encoded by the coding sequence ATGGATAGTTTACGCAAAGAATACAAACATTCAACATTAGAATTTAATCAGCTGTTATTGGATCCTGTGGATCAGTTTACAAAATGGTTTGATGAAGTTTTACAAAACCAGTTGCCGGATGGGAATGCGATGGTCTTATCTACAGTATCGGATCGCGGACGTCCTTCTTCTCGGGTTGTTTTACTTAAAAATGTAGAAAACGGTCATTTTTATTTTTTTACCAATTACAACAGTCGGAAAGGGCAGCAATTGGCTTTGAATCCCAATGCCTGTTTGTTGTTTTTTTGGAAAGAATTTGAACGTCAGGTTCGAATTGAAGGGATGATTGAAAAAATCTCTTCGGAAGAATCTGAAAGATATTTTAAGTCGCGTCCATTTTTTAGTCAGATTGGAGCCATTGTATCTCCACAAAGTCAATTGATTCAACACCGGGATGAATTGGAAATGGCAATTAAATTTTTTGAAGAAAATCCAGACAAGGTACAACGACCCGAACATTGGGGCGGGTATAAATTAATCCCTGATTATTTTGAATTTTGGCAAGGCAGAGAAAATCGTTTGCACGATCGATTTCAGTATCAATTGAAAAATGACATTTGGGAAATAAATTGTATAGCTCCTTAA
- a CDS encoding TolC family protein, which yields MKHFLILAVCVISILNQTKAQKSFSLKEAIDYAKINNQQLNIQKLNIQDVEGQLKEYYAIGLPKLSGSVSYNYFLKLPTSIFPNFISPAIYDVLFDENLLPRRDIDAGPGVPVQFGTKNNLTAGLEFSTLLFDGSFFVGLKAQRLYKDLIVKQINQTESEVKYHVTKAYLGALAIQENLKILTKNISNLQKVNSDLNEFYKSGLIEKLDVDRIELSLQNLNTEKEKLQRLATITLNVLKFQINYPYEQELTLSDSLNALLNTSYLEIMDPSIQLNYNARPEYPVILQGLQLAEINVKRYKMAYLPSLFGFASVQESLQRNKLFDSKDNDWFPTSLVGLNLSVPIFDGFDKKGKIMRAKMLLDKTKLQQKEFESGAQLEFENAKIQYLNASVTIESRKKTVALAENIYNTTKIKFKEGIGSSLELSNAERDLYQAQANLLEAQINLIQAKVDLDKSMGRI from the coding sequence ATGAAGCATTTCTTAATTCTGGCCGTTTGTGTGATTTCGATTTTAAATCAAACCAAGGCACAAAAAAGTTTTAGTCTTAAAGAAGCAATTGATTATGCCAAAATCAATAATCAGCAATTAAACATTCAAAAATTAAATATTCAGGATGTTGAAGGTCAATTGAAAGAATATTATGCAATCGGTTTACCTAAATTATCAGGTTCCGTTTCTTACAATTACTTCTTAAAATTACCCACCAGCATATTCCCTAATTTTATTAGTCCGGCGATTTATGATGTTCTTTTTGATGAAAACCTGTTGCCACGACGGGACATTGATGCCGGTCCTGGTGTACCAGTCCAATTTGGAACTAAAAACAATCTAACCGCAGGTTTGGAATTTTCTACTCTTTTGTTTGATGGTTCCTTTTTTGTTGGATTAAAAGCACAGCGCTTGTATAAAGACCTGATCGTAAAACAAATCAACCAAACGGAATCTGAAGTTAAATATCATGTAACCAAAGCGTATTTGGGAGCATTGGCTATTCAGGAAAATTTAAAAATACTGACTAAAAATATTTCCAATTTACAAAAAGTAAATTCAGATCTGAATGAATTTTATAAATCCGGCTTAATTGAAAAATTAGATGTTGATCGCATCGAATTGTCTCTACAAAATCTGAATACGGAAAAAGAAAAATTGCAGCGATTGGCAACCATCACTTTAAATGTATTAAAGTTTCAGATAAATTATCCTTATGAACAGGAACTTACACTCAGTGATTCCCTGAATGCGCTGTTGAATACTTCCTATCTGGAAATTATGGATCCATCCATCCAATTGAATTACAATGCCCGGCCTGAATACCCTGTCATTTTACAAGGATTGCAATTGGCAGAAATAAATGTAAAACGTTACAAAATGGCTTACCTGCCATCTTTGTTTGGATTTGCAAGTGTTCAAGAAAGTTTACAACGCAATAAATTATTTGATTCAAAAGACAATGATTGGTTTCCTACCAGTTTAGTAGGACTTAATTTAAGTGTTCCAATTTTTGATGGTTTTGACAAGAAGGGTAAGATCATGCGTGCAAAAATGTTGTTGGATAAAACGAAATTACAACAAAAGGAATTTGAAAGTGGAGCACAATTGGAATTTGAAAATGCTAAAATTCAATACCTGAATGCCAGTGTCACCATCGAATCCAGAAAGAAGACGGTAGCACTCGCAGAAAATATTTACAATACCACCAAAATAAAATTTAAAGAAGGGATTGGCTCCAGTTTAGAATTAAGCAATGCTGAACGGGACCTCTATCAGGCTCAAGCCAATTTACTGGAAGCACAAATCAATTTGATTCAGGCAAAAGTAGATTTGGATAAGAGTATGGGAAGGATTTGA
- a CDS encoding cytochrome c, whose translation MRIFLVSWAILIGVLLFGCQESASNSKVGKEPDGPNLFRRYCVNCHGLDGSLKTNGAKDLRYSILSLEERILVISEGRNVMTGFKSILEDAEIRALAKFTQSLNQTPANGQ comes from the coding sequence ATGAGGATTTTTTTAGTCAGTTGGGCTATTTTGATTGGTGTTTTGCTATTTGGATGCCAGGAATCTGCTTCTAATAGCAAAGTTGGTAAGGAGCCTGACGGTCCGAATCTGTTTCGTCGCTATTGTGTCAATTGTCATGGCTTGGATGGATCTTTGAAAACCAATGGAGCCAAAGACCTCCGGTATTCAATATTAAGCCTGGAAGAGCGGATTTTAGTAATTTCTGAGGGGAGAAATGTAATGACCGGTTTTAAATCCATATTGGAAGATGCTGAAATTCGTGCACTGGCGAAGTTTACGCAAAGCCTGAATCAAACTCCAGCAAATGGGCAATAA
- a CDS encoding NAD-dependent epimerase/dehydratase family protein — translation MGNKSIFLTGASGLLGKEILSQLLASNFYVKQLTRKPRGTTSAAQLIVGDLLDPVSYELALEGVETIIHCAAMISYNSKDRKQLYRVNVEGTRSLINAALFYGIKNFIFISSAATMVRSADELLVSDQAVGQPVFRSYYAETKYLAELEVWRGAAEGLNVCILNPSLILGDASWDQSSMQLFQRVKTGLSFYPPGNVGLIAADDIARIVLKVLNENLWNKQFLLNAESWTYQRFLNAIAESLDQAPINKKANKLTAQLLAFFDGLASRVINKKSLINQETIRTSFSKLTYKDELSRTILQPEYQPIQERIYKICRKSTLDSK, via the coding sequence ATGGGCAATAAGTCAATTTTTTTGACAGGTGCCAGCGGCTTGTTGGGGAAGGAGATTCTTTCTCAATTGCTAGCTTCCAATTTTTACGTAAAACAACTTACCAGAAAACCACGGGGAACGACCTCAGCGGCACAGCTAATTGTTGGAGATTTATTGGATCCGGTTTCTTATGAGCTCGCATTGGAAGGCGTAGAAACCATCATCCACTGTGCGGCTATGATATCTTATAACTCAAAGGATCGAAAGCAATTGTATCGGGTTAATGTTGAAGGTACCCGCTCATTGATCAATGCAGCGTTATTTTATGGGATCAAGAATTTTATTTTTATCAGCTCCGCAGCGACCATGGTTCGCTCTGCGGATGAGTTATTGGTATCTGACCAGGCTGTCGGACAGCCCGTATTCAGAAGCTATTATGCAGAAACTAAATATCTAGCAGAATTGGAAGTTTGGCGCGGGGCAGCGGAAGGATTAAATGTGTGTATCCTCAATCCAAGCTTGATTCTTGGGGATGCATCATGGGATCAATCTTCCATGCAGCTATTTCAAAGAGTTAAGACCGGTTTATCCTTTTATCCTCCTGGAAATGTGGGTTTGATTGCTGCCGATGACATTGCACGCATTGTATTGAAAGTCCTCAACGAAAATCTATGGAACAAACAATTTTTACTCAATGCAGAAAGTTGGACTTACCAGAGATTTTTAAATGCGATTGCAGAATCTTTGGATCAAGCACCCATCAATAAAAAAGCAAATAAATTGACTGCACAGCTGTTGGCTTTCTTTGACGGTTTAGCTTCCCGTGTGATCAACAAAAAATCATTGATAAATCAGGAAACCATTCGGACAAGTTTCAGCAAACTAACTTACAAGGACGAGTTGAGCCGAACAATTCTGCAACCGGAATACCAACCTATCCAGGAAAGGATTTACAAAATATGTAGGAAATCGACTTTAGATTCTAAGTAA
- a CDS encoding T9SS type A sorting domain-containing protein → MKKALHLLFLSLFAASSYGQAVVVNSPTSIAGVYQFGVATAWGADLLSNVWTADAVLVQTNNPTTPTQGCDTIVNKAEIAGKIALVDRGTCNFSFKALNAQDYGAIGCIIFNNAPGAGVAGMGAGTFGGSVTIPVVMLSYEDGVKIKEALANGAVNISIGNIRFANDLATNNREGVCHAPFGTYPFSWIKKTGDLELTPGATATNKGNNLASNVKVNGKISFTPTGGSPSQFYDKTSADGVFVEVDSSYDLFLEPQDLFGHASTTGKGSISYLISSDSSEASGGDNAAVSDFYLSNNLFSKARLASNGRDPFITNNYRRGDGTNAEYVTGFKIPYGKGCKIDTILFNMAVSAPATLAGLTPEATLYGWQDLNGDGDATNDELSFLALGTYTFDAADARTSAVVRVPLEDFNTSDPGYTIPDDNIGVFVGVRYSGTDQTPFFGFDEGMDYSCNNAIRDAAGTLAITDLPYLGITGYDANTGVPDLDNAAFTFTGLTSALAVSMVFSGPCIIVGNDQLSELDAQLSVYPNPVKDQLVVGLSLKENSSKVVYNIIDNLGRLIKQEIDPNNSKEYRARFDVHNLTNGQYHLQVRTDKGYKQFSFEVMK, encoded by the coding sequence ATGAAGAAAGCTTTACACCTTTTATTTTTATCACTTTTTGCTGCAAGCTCGTATGGGCAAGCAGTAGTAGTAAATTCACCCACTTCAATTGCTGGGGTTTATCAGTTTGGAGTAGCCACAGCTTGGGGAGCTGATTTACTTTCTAATGTTTGGACAGCAGATGCAGTTTTAGTCCAAACGAACAATCCGACAACACCCACACAAGGTTGTGATACGATTGTCAACAAAGCGGAAATTGCAGGTAAGATTGCTCTGGTTGATAGAGGTACTTGTAATTTTAGTTTTAAAGCTTTAAATGCACAAGATTATGGTGCCATTGGATGTATAATTTTTAACAATGCTCCGGGTGCTGGAGTTGCAGGTATGGGTGCAGGAACTTTTGGTGGATCTGTTACCATCCCAGTAGTTATGTTGTCCTATGAAGATGGAGTAAAAATTAAAGAAGCTTTAGCAAATGGCGCTGTAAATATTTCAATTGGAAACATCAGATTTGCAAATGACTTGGCTACCAATAATCGCGAAGGAGTTTGTCATGCTCCATTTGGAACTTATCCATTTTCATGGATTAAAAAAACTGGAGATCTTGAATTAACTCCCGGTGCAACAGCAACCAATAAGGGTAATAATTTAGCCTCAAATGTAAAAGTGAATGGTAAAATCAGTTTCACACCAACTGGTGGTTCTCCAAGTCAATTTTACGATAAAACATCTGCTGATGGAGTTTTTGTAGAAGTGGATTCAAGTTATGATTTATTTTTAGAGCCACAAGATTTGTTTGGTCATGCAAGTACAACCGGGAAGGGAAGTATATCCTATTTAATCAGTTCTGATAGTTCTGAAGCTTCAGGTGGAGATAATGCTGCAGTATCTGATTTTTACTTATCTAATAATTTATTTTCAAAAGCTCGTTTAGCTTCGAATGGCAGAGATCCTTTTATTACTAACAATTATAGAAGAGGAGATGGAACCAACGCCGAATATGTAACTGGTTTTAAAATTCCATATGGTAAAGGATGCAAAATAGATACCATACTTTTTAATATGGCTGTATCTGCGCCCGCTACATTAGCAGGATTAACTCCAGAAGCTACTTTATATGGCTGGCAGGATTTAAATGGTGACGGAGACGCAACTAATGATGAATTGAGTTTTTTAGCATTAGGCACTTATACCTTTGATGCTGCAGATGCAAGAACATCAGCGGTTGTTCGGGTTCCTTTGGAAGATTTCAATACCAGTGACCCAGGTTATACAATTCCAGATGATAACATCGGTGTTTTTGTTGGAGTTCGTTATTCAGGAACAGATCAAACACCATTTTTTGGCTTTGATGAAGGCATGGATTATTCATGTAATAATGCGATTCGTGATGCTGCAGGAACATTAGCAATAACTGATTTACCCTATTTAGGAATTACTGGATATGATGCGAATACTGGAGTACCGGATTTAGATAATGCCGCATTTACTTTTACCGGACTTACTAGCGCTTTGGCTGTATCCATGGTTTTTTCAGGTCCATGTATTATTGTTGGCAACGATCAATTATCAGAATTAGATGCACAATTGAGTGTTTACCCAAATCCTGTTAAAGACCAATTAGTTGTTGGCTTAAGCTTAAAAGAAAATTCTTCAAAAGTCGTTTATAATATCATTGACAATTTAGGAAGATTGATCAAACAAGAAATTGATCCAAACAATAGCAAAGAGTATCGCGCAAGATTTGATGTCCATAATCTGACCAATGGCCAATATCATTTGCAAGTACGCACAGACAAAGGCTACAAACAATTTAGTTTTGAAGTCATGAAGTAA
- a CDS encoding TonB-dependent receptor has protein sequence MKRTVLFLFFSLLYLLQLEAQRIINGMVQDATGSPLIGASVYVVGTTTGTVSDANGRFSIKMNEGQQLQISLVGYNPVTISDFNNPNLIINMEPSMTALEQVVVVGTRRANRIQTETPVPVDVLQVSQMQFPTAKMDITSMLNFAAPSFNYAKQSGSDGADHIDLGTLRGMGPDQTLVLINGKRRHQTAFVSVFGTRGRGNSGTDLNAIPQSSIDRIEILRDGASAQYGSDAIAGVMNIILKKNPGKLTGSAGYAAYYDNKYNTILSKDQGYQEYDKKLDGATFNVGANYGISLGSKGGFLNIGADFAQIDKTYRQDPDQILPFNIYRRTHGDGSVDAYGSMANLELPLMDDNKLNVYAFGGYNFKKSDAFAFTRRFDDNPERFPTDDQGNLIPVPGIIKATADGSSFYYNPHIQTEIKDLSGVAGLKGQLGAGWDWDLSGSYGKNDFHFFGDQTFNAGLGASQTHFDDGGFSFSQAIGNLDIGKEFPSILSGLHLGLGTEFRSENYQLTAGEEASYANYNVDKPSGSQGFPGYQPGDEADETRSTFGFYTDLELDVTKSFLVAGAVRLENYSDFGFTDNYKLAARYKVDNMTTLRGSVSTGFRAPSLQQINFSSTFTTVQGGLISEVKIAPNSSPITKAAGIPELKEEVSTNYNVGVSIRPSNNITFSVDAYRVLVKDRVVLSGQFSADDASLSAELRQTLQDLKVSYAQFFANAVNTTNSGVDVVLDCNHKCGMGSLRYLFTGNVQRMEIDKINVPKALSTSASNVEYFYSVREQNFLLASAPKTKFGMSLDYNYKRWTIGTRVNYFGQVNLYGYGDFASLLPEVPTDADENVRVADLYLYKPKWVQDVYASARIINGLTLYLGLDNIWNEHPDLGYVPGAAGWAYNNETGGPWDAVQMGGNGRKLFARLGFNF, from the coding sequence ATGAAAAGAACAGTGTTGTTTCTATTTTTTAGCCTGTTGTATTTATTACAGCTTGAAGCCCAACGCATCATAAATGGTATGGTACAAGATGCCACCGGAAGTCCGCTCATTGGAGCCAGTGTGTATGTGGTGGGTACTACTACGGGCACCGTATCAGATGCAAATGGTCGGTTCAGTATTAAAATGAATGAAGGGCAGCAATTGCAAATTAGTTTGGTAGGTTATAATCCGGTTACAATTTCTGATTTTAACAATCCAAATCTGATTATTAATATGGAGCCTTCGATGACGGCTTTAGAACAAGTGGTTGTCGTCGGTACCCGCAGAGCCAATCGCATCCAAACCGAAACTCCCGTTCCGGTTGATGTATTGCAAGTGAGTCAAATGCAATTTCCAACCGCAAAGATGGACATCACATCCATGCTCAATTTTGCAGCTCCTTCTTTTAACTACGCCAAACAATCTGGATCGGATGGTGCCGATCATATTGATTTAGGTACACTCCGCGGAATGGGACCGGATCAAACCCTGGTCTTGATCAATGGTAAACGTCGACATCAAACTGCTTTTGTTTCTGTATTTGGTACCCGAGGTCGAGGTAATTCTGGAACGGATTTAAATGCCATTCCTCAATCTTCGATAGACCGGATTGAAATCTTACGGGATGGTGCATCTGCACAGTATGGATCCGATGCAATCGCTGGGGTGATGAATATTATTTTAAAAAAGAATCCTGGTAAACTCACAGGAAGTGCAGGATATGCAGCGTATTATGACAATAAATACAATACCATACTTTCTAAAGATCAGGGCTATCAGGAATACGATAAAAAATTGGATGGAGCTACTTTTAATGTTGGCGCCAACTATGGCATTTCTCTTGGTAGTAAAGGAGGTTTTTTAAATATTGGAGCTGATTTTGCACAGATTGACAAAACCTATAGACAGGATCCCGACCAAATCCTTCCATTCAACATCTATCGCAGAACACATGGAGATGGTTCTGTAGATGCATATGGCAGTATGGCCAATTTGGAATTGCCATTAATGGATGATAATAAATTAAACGTTTATGCATTTGGAGGATATAATTTCAAGAAATCAGATGCCTTTGCATTTACCCGCCGTTTTGATGACAATCCGGAACGTTTTCCAACAGATGATCAGGGAAATTTAATACCTGTACCCGGAATCATTAAAGCTACTGCAGATGGCAGTAGTTTTTATTACAATCCACACATTCAAACTGAAATTAAAGACCTATCCGGTGTAGCAGGTTTAAAAGGTCAACTAGGTGCAGGTTGGGATTGGGATCTGAGTGGAAGCTATGGAAAAAATGATTTTCATTTTTTCGGGGATCAAACATTTAATGCCGGGTTAGGTGCGAGTCAAACGCATTTTGATGATGGTGGATTTAGTTTTTCACAAGCCATCGGCAACCTGGATATTGGAAAAGAATTTCCATCCATATTGAGTGGATTGCATCTAGGATTGGGTACTGAATTCCGTTCAGAAAATTATCAATTGACTGCAGGAGAAGAGGCCTCTTATGCAAATTATAATGTTGATAAACCCAGCGGTTCTCAAGGCTTTCCTGGTTATCAACCGGGTGATGAAGCAGATGAAACCAGATCAACTTTTGGTTTCTATACGGATCTTGAATTGGATGTTACAAAATCCTTTTTAGTAGCTGGTGCCGTAAGACTGGAAAATTATTCTGACTTTGGTTTTACCGACAACTATAAATTGGCTGCTCGCTATAAAGTTGATAACATGACAACATTGCGCGGTTCTGTCAGTACAGGTTTCCGTGCACCTTCCTTACAACAAATAAATTTTAGTTCCACCTTTACCACGGTGCAAGGTGGATTGATTTCAGAAGTAAAAATTGCACCCAACTCGAGTCCGATTACTAAGGCAGCCGGTATCCCCGAATTGAAAGAAGAAGTTTCAACAAATTATAATGTAGGTGTCAGCATTCGCCCAAGTAACAACATTACCTTTTCAGTAGATGCGTATCGCGTGCTTGTAAAAGACCGGGTTGTTTTATCCGGACAGTTTAGTGCAGATGATGCCAGCTTGAGTGCTGAATTGCGACAAACTTTACAGGATTTGAAAGTGAGTTATGCCCAGTTTTTTGCCAACGCGGTCAATACAACAAATTCCGGTGTGGATGTGGTGCTGGATTGCAATCATAAATGCGGTATGGGAAGCTTGCGCTATTTGTTTACAGGAAATGTTCAGCGTATGGAAATTGATAAAATCAATGTTCCGAAAGCATTAAGTACTTCCGCTTCCAATGTAGAATACTTTTACAGCGTTCGCGAACAAAACTTTTTGTTGGCTTCTGCGCCAAAAACAAAATTCGGAATGAGCCTGGATTACAATTATAAACGTTGGACGATTGGAACCCGTGTTAATTATTTCGGACAAGTTAATTTATATGGTTATGGTGATTTCGCAAGTTTATTACCCGAAGTTCCAACAGATGCAGATGAAAATGTGCGGGTTGCAGATTTGTATTTATACAAACCAAAATGGGTTCAAGACGTATATGCGTCTGCACGAATTATCAACGGACTGACCCTCTATCTGGGACTCGACAATATTTGGAATGAACATCCAGACCTGGGTTATGTACCGGGTGCTGCAGGATGGGCATACAATAATGAAACCGGTGGTCCCTGGGATGCAGTTCAAATGGGTGGCAATGGTCGAAAATTGTTTGCCCGCTTAGGATTTAATTTCTAA